A region of Vitis riparia cultivar Riparia Gloire de Montpellier isolate 1030 chromosome 1, EGFV_Vit.rip_1.0, whole genome shotgun sequence DNA encodes the following proteins:
- the LOC117917013 gene encoding disease resistance protein RGA2-like, translated as MAESFAFNIADKLLGKATSLVVEQVCLAGGVYSELENIKATLSTVRAVLLDAEEQQVNNHQLTDWLGKLKDCFYDAEDVLDEFEYDSLQRVVVSEGGIKRKVRHFFSSSNPLAFRFKMGNKMKEIRERLDKVAADADKFNLKKMGVNVPVPVLNRKRENYSFVRASDVIGRDDDKENIIQLLMQSSDEENVSVLPLVGIGGLGKTTLAKLVYNDGRVVADFEKRMWVCVSDEFDVKRLIKEIITSATHGKCDDLPMDELARLLINVLDDNKFLLILDDVWSKNRDKWLELKALLDGSAKGSKIIVTTRDKLVASVMGTCPMYELKGLSDEECLSLFITCAFKDDRDKQYPRLVGIGKDIVKKRKGLPLAVKTLGGLLYLKAEEKDWLRVRDSEIWKLEQKKDDVLPALKLSYDELPFYLKQCFASCSLYPKDIQFNNIQLIEMWMGQGLIQPSEQNEEMKDIGNRYIDELLQKSFFQDVEEDVPGFFYCFKMHDLVHDLALLVAQPECSMLNFDSENISTKVRHVSILKIDETKEEETISRFFGKLNNVRTILFRDHDVGPKCESFVITCLLRFKYMRVLNVADLSFEELPNSICNLKHLRYLNLIDNNSIKKLPNSICKLHHLQTLHLFGCDSFEELPRDVGKMMSLRHLSVTTQQMAFPHKEREVGRRCFNSLRILIIGGCPNLESLMEGMRNFTALRTLIIAECPRLSSLPKHLPALENLIIGDCESLDLGNRNGEKEGNIQGFGSLRNLLISRLPMLEILPRWLFQVPTSNTLLYLAIGYCENFRALSEEEESLSLTSLDTLVIKGCSELLALPEGMGHLTALRQLQIERCRNLAALPEKMRRLTALTQLKIEDCPELAERCKPRRGEDWNKIAHVQDIYLDGQKIQVRKSGLDEAAAGTSGEVED; from the exons ATGGCTGAATCCTTTGCATTTAACATTGCTGATAAGCTTCTGGGGAAGGCCACCTCCCTTGTTGTCGAGCAAGTCTGCCTTGCAGGGGGTGTCTACAGCGAGCTGGAAAATATCAAGGCCACCTTATCCACTGTCAGAGCCGTGCTCTTGGATGCGGAGGAGCAGCAAGTCAACAACCATCAGCTCACTGATTGGCTTGGGAAGCTCAAGGATTGCTTTTATGATGCAGAAGATGTGCTTGATGAATTTGAGTATGACTCTTTGCAGCGGGTAGTAGTGAGTGAGGGAGGCATTAAAAGAAAGGTACGCCATTTCTTTTCCAGCTCAAATCCACTTGCATTCCGCTTTAAGATGGGTAATAAGATGAAGGAGATTAGAGAGAGATTAGATAAGGTCGCAGCTGATGCGGATAAATTTAATCTCAAGAAAATGGGTGTCAATGTGCCTGTGCCTGTCCTGAATAGGAAGAGGGAGAACTACTCCTTTGTGCGTGCTTCCGATGTCATCGGAAGGGATgatgataaagaaaatattatacaGCTTCTGATGCAATCAAGCGATGAGGAAAATGTTTCTGTTCTTCCCTTGGTTGGAATCGGTGGTCTTGGCAAGACTACTCTGGCCAAATTAGTATATAATGATGGGAGAGTAGTTGCTGATTTTGAGAAAAGAATGTGGGTTTGTGTGTCAGATGAGTTTGATGTCAAAAGgttaataaaagaaatcattaCTTCTGCCACTCATGGCAAATGTGATGATTTACCCATGGATGAGTTGGCACGTCTTCTTATAAATGTATTAGATGATAATAAATTCTTACTTATCTTAGATGACGTGTGGAGTAAGAATCGAGATAAATGGCTTGAGTTAAAAGCCTTGCTAGATGGCAGTGCTAAGGGAAGTAAAATAATTGTCACCACACGTGATAAATTG GTAGCCTCCGTCATGGGTACTTGTCCCATGTATGAATTAAAGGGTCTTTCTGATGAGGAGTGTTTGTCTCTATTTATTACATGTGCATTCAAGGATGATCGAGAtaaacaatatccaagactTGTGGGGATTGGGAAGGATATTGTCAAAAAACGCAAAGGCCTCCCTCTGGCGGTAAAAACTTTGGGTGGCTTGCTTTATTTAAAGgcagaggaaaaagattggttgAGAGTGCGAGATAGTGAAATCTGGAAACTAGAGCAAAAGAAAGATGATGTTTTGCCCGCATTGAAACTAAGCTATGATGAATTgccattttatttaaaacaatgttTTGCATCTTGTTCGCTTTATCCAAAAGATATTCAATTCAATAACATTCAGTTGATTGAAATGTGGATGGGGCAAGGTTTGATTCAACCATCAGAACAAAACGAAGAGATGAAAGATATTGGCAATCGATACATTGATGAGTTATTACAAAAATCATTCTTTCAAGATGTCGAGGAAGATGTTCCGGGATTCTTTTATTGTTTCAAAATGCATGATCTTGTACATGATCTTGCTTTATTGGTGGCACAACCTGAGTGTAGCATGTTAAATTTTGATAGTGAAAACATTTCTACAAAAGTTCGGCatgtttcaattttgaaaattgatgaaacaaaggaagaagagaCAATTTCAAGATTCTTTGGGAAGCTGAACAATGTAAGAACCATTTTATTCCGAGATCATGATGTTGGGCCAAAATGTGAATCATTTGTCATTACTTGCCTCTTAAGATTTAAATACATGCGAGTTCTGAATGTAGCAGATTTGAGCTTCGAGGAACTACCAAATTCCATTTGTAATCTCAAGCACCTCAGATATTTGAACCTAATAGACAATAATAGCATCAAGAAACTCCCGAATTCTATTTGCAAATTGCACCATTTGCAAACATTGCATCTATTTGGATGTGATTCATTTGAAGAATTGCCAAGAGATGTTGGGAAGATGATGAGTTTAAGGCATTTGTCTGTAACAACACAACAAATGGCTTTTCCCCACAAAGAAAGAGAGGTAGGGAGGAGATGCTTCAACTCTCTTCGGATTTTAATCATTGGGGGATGTCCTAATTTGGAATCTCTTATGGAAGGGATGCGAAACTTCACTGCTCTTAGAACATTGATAATTGCGGAATGTCCACGTCTATCGTCTTTGCCGAAACACCTACCTGCATTAGAGAACTTGATAATAGGAGATTGTGAAAGTCTTGATTTGGGGAATAGGAATGGGGAAAAGGAAGGCAACATTCAAGGCTTTGGAAGCCTACGAAATTTGTTAATTTCTAGGTTACCGATGCTAGAGATTTTGCCCAGGTGGCTATTTCAAGTACCTACTTCTAACACTCTGCTTTACTTGGCCATTGGCTATTGTGAAAACTTTAGAGCATTGTCGGAGGAGGAAGAGTCACTAAGTCTCACATCCCTTGACACACTTGTGATTAAAGGCTGCTCAGAACTCTTAGCTCTACCTGAGGGAATGGGTCACCTCACTGCATTAAGACAACTGCAGATTGAACGTTGCCGTAACTTAGCCGCTTTGCCAGAGAAGATGCGTCGCCTTACTGCCCTAACACAGTTGAAGATTGAAGACTGTCCTGAATTGGCTGAAAGATGCAAACCAAGAAGAGGTGAAGACTGGAACAAGATTGCTCATGTACAAGATATATATCTTGATGGCCAAAAGATTCag GTGAGGAAAAGTGGTCTTGATGAAGCAGCTGCTGGAACAAGTGGAGAGGTAGAGGACTAA
- the LOC117917023 gene encoding putative disease resistance protein RGA3, whose amino-acid sequence MGTLFITRAFKDGRDKQYPKLVGIGKDIVKKCKGLPLAVKTLGGLLYLKAEEKDWLRVRDSEIWKLEQKKDDVLPALKLSYDELPFYLKQCFASCSLFPKDFEFENFELIEMWMGQGLIQPSEQNEEMEDIGNRYIDELLQKSFFQDVEEGLGGFVYCFKMHDLVHDLALLVAQPECSMLNFDSENISTKVRHVSILKTDETKEEATISRFFGKLNNVRTILFRDHDVEPKYESFVITCLLRFKYMRVLDVQNSSFQELPNSICNLKHLRYLDLANNQSIKRLPNSICKLYHLQVLHLNGCDSLEELPRDIGKMMSLRHLSVTTKQMDFPHKEREVGRRCFDSLRILGIGECPYLESLMEGMRSFTTLRTLIIVECPRLSSLPKHLPALENLVIVDCEILDLGNRNGEGEENIQGFGSLRNLEISELPKQEILPRWLFQVPTSNTLLYLSIDDCKNFRGLSEEEESLSLTQFSIQPEGMGHLTALRQLKITDCPQLSSLPEKIRHFPALTHLTIEGCPELVERCEPGTGEDWNKIAHVKDIYLDGEKIESTIHNQVRASGLDEAGAGTSGEMED is encoded by the exons ATGGGTACTCTATTTATTACACGTGCATTCAAGGATGGTCGAgataaacaatatccaaaactTGTGGGGATTGGGAAGGATATTGTCAAAAAATGCAAAGGCCTTCCTCTGGCGGTAAAAACTTTGGGTGGCTTGCTTTATTTAAAGgcagaggaaaaagattggttgAGAGTGCGAGATAGCGAAATTTGGAAACTAGAGCAAAAGAAAGATGATGTTTTGCCCGCATTGAAACTAAGCTACGATGAATTgccattttatttaaaacaatgttTTGCATCTTGCTCACTTTTTCCAAAAGATTTTGAATTCGAGAACTTTGAATTGATTGAAATGTGGATGGGGCAAGGCTTGATTCAACCATCAGAACAAAACGAAGAGATGGAAGATATTGGCAATCGATACATTGATGAGTTATTACAAAAATCATTCTTTCAAGATGTTGAGGAAGGTCTTGGGGGATTCGTGTATTGTTTCAAAATGCATGATCTTGTACATGATCTTGCTTTATTGGTGGCACAGCCTGAGTGTAGCATGTTAAATTTTGATAGTGAAAACATTTCTACAAAAGTTCGGCatgtttcaattttgaaaactgATGAAACAAAGGAAGAAGCGACAATTTCAAGATTCTTTGGGAAACTGAACAATGTAAGAACCATTTTATTCCGAGATCATGATGTTGAGCCAAAATATGAATCATTTGTCATTACTTGCCTCTTAAGATTTAAATACATGCGAGTGCTGGATGTACAAAATTCGAGTTTCCAGGAACTACCAAATTCCATTTGTAATCTCAAGCACCTCAGATATTTGGACCTAGCCAACAATCAAAGCATCAAGAGACTCCCAAATTCTATTTGTAAATTGTACCACTTGCAAGTATTGCATCTAAATGGATGTGATTCACTTGAAGAATTGCCCAGAGATATTGGGAAGATGATGAGTTTAAGGCATTTAAGTGTAACAACAAAACAAATGGATTTTCCCCACAAAGAAAGAGAGGTAGGGAGGAGATGCTTCGACTCTCTTCGGATTTTGGGCATTGGGGAATGTCCTTATTTGGAATCTCTTATGGAAGGGATGCGAAGTTTCACTACTCTTAGAACATTGATTATTGTGGAATGTCCACGTCTATCGTCTTTGCCGAAACACCTACCTGCATTAGAGAACCTGGTAATTGTGGATTGTGAAATCCTTGATTTGGGGAATAGGAATGGGGAAGGGGAAGAAAACATTCAAGGATTTGGAAGCCTACGAAATTTGGAGATTTCTGAGTTACCAAAGCAGGAGATTTTGCCCAGGTGGCTATTTCAAGTACCTACTTCTAACACTCTGCTTTACTTGTCCATCGACGATTGTAAAAACTTTAGAGGATTGTCGGAGGAGGAAGAGTCACTAAGTCTCACGCAATTCTCAATTCAGCCAGAGGGAATGGGTCACCTCACTGCCCTAAGACAACTGAAGATTACAGATTGCCCTCAACTATCATCTTTGCCAGAAAAGATTCGCCACTTTCCAGCCTTAACACACTTGACGATTGAAGGTTGTCCTGAATTGGTTGAAAGATGCGAACCAGGAACAGGTGAAGACTGGAACAAGATTGCTCATGTAAAAGATATATATCTTGATGGCGAAAAGATTGAATCAACAATCCATAATCAA GTGAGGGCAAGCGGTCTGGATGAAGCAGGGGCTGGAACAAGCGGGGAGATGGAGGATTAA
- the LOC117912882 gene encoding pentatricopeptide repeat-containing protein At4g20090 isoform X1 — protein MPITKSSLSLRKLSSIRNSCKFPYFCWFFSFRSKTTLSPYESDAPIPDQIFKSASQMGSYKSGDSTFYSLIENYANSGDFGTLFQVFDRMKRERRVFIEKNFILVFRAYGKAHLPEKAIELFGRMVDEFQCRRTVRSFNSVLNVIIQEGLFHRALEFYECGVGGKTNISPNVLSFNLVIKAMCKLGLVDRAIEVFREMPIQKCEPDVFTYCTLMDGLCKEDRIDEAVLLLDEMQIEGCFPSSVTFNVLINGLCKKGDMARVTKLVDNMFLKGCVPNEVTYNTIINGLCLKGKLDKAVSLLDRMVASKCVPNDVTYGTLINGLVKQGRSVDGVRLLSSLEERGHHANEYAYSTLISGLFKEEKSEEAMGLWKKMVEKGCQPNIVVYSALIDGLCREGKLDEAKETLCEMVNKGCTPNAFTYSSLIKGFFKTGNSQKAIHVWKEMAKNNCVPNEICYSVLIHGLCEDGKLREAMMVWTHMLGRGLRPDVVAYSSMIHGLCNAGSVEVGLKLFNEMLCQESDSQPDVVTYNILLRALCKQNSISHAIDLLNSMLDRGCDPDLITCNIFLNALREKLNPPQDGREFLDELVVRLHKRQRIVGAAKIIEVMLQKFLPPNASTWERVIPELCKPKKVQAIIDKCWSSLFF, from the coding sequence ATGCCCATCACGAAGAGTAGTCTCAGTCTCAGGAAGCTTTCTTCAATCCGAAACTCGTGTAAGTTCCCATACTTCtgttggtttttttctttccgCAGCAAAACGACTCTTAGCCCATATGAAAGCGACGCTCCAATTCCTGATCAGATCTTCAAATCGGCTTCCCAAATGGGTTCTTACAAATCAGGCGATTCCACTTTCTATTCCCTCATTGAAAACTATGCCAATTCCGGCGACTTTGGGACTTTGTTTCAGGTTTTCGATCGAATGAAGCGCGAGCGCAGGGTGTTTATTGAAAAGAACTTCATTTTAGTGTTTAGGGCTTATGGGAAAGCCCACTTACCTGAGAAAGCCATCGAGTTGTTTGGTAGAATGGTGGATGAGTTTCAATGTAGGCGAACTGTTCGATCATTTAACTCGGTTCTTAATGTTATAATACAAGAGGGTCTTTTTCACCGAGCTTTGGAGTTTTATGAATGTGGGGTTGGTGGGAAGACGAATATTTCCCCCAATGTGCTTAGTTTTAATTTGGTTATTAAAGCTATGTGTAAATTAGGATTGGTTGATAGAGCCATTGAAGTGTTCAGAGAAATGCCCATTCAGAAATGTGAACCCGATGTGTTCACTTACTGTACTTTGATGGATGGGTTGTGTAAGGAGGATAGGATTGATGAGGCGGTTTTGCTGCTGGATGAGATGCAAATCGAAGGTTGCTTCCCAAGCTCAGTGACATTTAATGTGTTGATTAATGGGTTGTGCAAGAAGGGGGACATGGCCCGTGTGACAAAGCTTGTGGATAATATGTTCCTCAAAGGGTGTGTTCCAAATGAAGTGACTTATAATACGATTATCAATGGCTTGTGTCTCAAGGGGAAGTTGGACAAGGCGGTTAGTCTTTTGGATCGAATGGTTGCAAGTAAATGTGTGCCTAATGATGTTACCTATGGAACACTCATCAATGGACTCGTTAAGCAAGGAAGATCTGTTGATGGAGTCCGTTTATTGAGTTCTTTGGAGGAAAGAGGGCATCATGCGAATGAATATGCATATTCAACCCTTATTAGTGGGTTGTTTAAGGAGGAAAAGTCCGAAGAGGCTATGGGATTGTGGAAGAAGATGGTGGAAAAAGGATGCCAACCCAATATTGTTGTTTATAGTGCTCTAATAGATGGTTTGTGTAGAGAAGGAAAATTAGATGAAGCCAAGGAAACTCTTTGTGAGATGGTGAATAAGGGTTGTACACCCAATGCTTTCACCTATAGTTCCTTGATAAAGGGTTTCTTTAAGACGGGTAATAGCCAAAAAGCAATTCATGTGTGGAAAGAGATGGCCAAGAATAATTGTGTGCCTAATGAGATTTGTTATAGTGTACTCATCCATGGCCTATGTGAGGATGGGAAGCTGAGGGAGGCTATGATGGTGTGGACACACATGTTGGGCCGTGGACTTAGACCTGATGTTGTGGCTTACAGTTCAATGATTCATGGCCTATGTAATGCTGGTTCAGTAGAAGTGGGTTTAAAGCTTTTCAATGAGATGCTCTGTCAGGAGTCTGATTCTCAGCCAGATGTAGTCACTTATAATATACTTCTCAGAGCTTTGTGTAAGCAGAATAGCATCTCTCATGCCATTGATCTTCTAAACAGTATGTTGGATCGAGGTTGCGATCCTGACTTAATTACGTGTAATATTTTCTTGAACGCTTTGAGAGAGAAGCTGAACCCACCTCAAGATGGGAGAGAATTCCTAGATGAGCTTGTGGTCCGGCTACATAAGCGGCAGAGAATTGTAGGTGCTGCCAAAATTATAGAAGTGATGCTGCAAAAGTTTCTTCCTCCAAATGCCTCCACTTGGGAAAGGGTTATTCCAGAACTTTGCAAACCTAAGAAGGTTCAAGCAATCATTGATAAGTGTTGGAGCAGCctgtttttctaa
- the LOC117912882 gene encoding pentatricopeptide repeat-containing protein At4g20090 isoform X2, with the protein MGSYKSGDSTFYSLIENYANSGDFGTLFQVFDRMKRERRVFIEKNFILVFRAYGKAHLPEKAIELFGRMVDEFQCRRTVRSFNSVLNVIIQEGLFHRALEFYECGVGGKTNISPNVLSFNLVIKAMCKLGLVDRAIEVFREMPIQKCEPDVFTYCTLMDGLCKEDRIDEAVLLLDEMQIEGCFPSSVTFNVLINGLCKKGDMARVTKLVDNMFLKGCVPNEVTYNTIINGLCLKGKLDKAVSLLDRMVASKCVPNDVTYGTLINGLVKQGRSVDGVRLLSSLEERGHHANEYAYSTLISGLFKEEKSEEAMGLWKKMVEKGCQPNIVVYSALIDGLCREGKLDEAKETLCEMVNKGCTPNAFTYSSLIKGFFKTGNSQKAIHVWKEMAKNNCVPNEICYSVLIHGLCEDGKLREAMMVWTHMLGRGLRPDVVAYSSMIHGLCNAGSVEVGLKLFNEMLCQESDSQPDVVTYNILLRALCKQNSISHAIDLLNSMLDRGCDPDLITCNIFLNALREKLNPPQDGREFLDELVVRLHKRQRIVGAAKIIEVMLQKFLPPNASTWERVIPELCKPKKVQAIIDKCWSSLFF; encoded by the coding sequence ATGGGTTCTTACAAATCAGGCGATTCCACTTTCTATTCCCTCATTGAAAACTATGCCAATTCCGGCGACTTTGGGACTTTGTTTCAGGTTTTCGATCGAATGAAGCGCGAGCGCAGGGTGTTTATTGAAAAGAACTTCATTTTAGTGTTTAGGGCTTATGGGAAAGCCCACTTACCTGAGAAAGCCATCGAGTTGTTTGGTAGAATGGTGGATGAGTTTCAATGTAGGCGAACTGTTCGATCATTTAACTCGGTTCTTAATGTTATAATACAAGAGGGTCTTTTTCACCGAGCTTTGGAGTTTTATGAATGTGGGGTTGGTGGGAAGACGAATATTTCCCCCAATGTGCTTAGTTTTAATTTGGTTATTAAAGCTATGTGTAAATTAGGATTGGTTGATAGAGCCATTGAAGTGTTCAGAGAAATGCCCATTCAGAAATGTGAACCCGATGTGTTCACTTACTGTACTTTGATGGATGGGTTGTGTAAGGAGGATAGGATTGATGAGGCGGTTTTGCTGCTGGATGAGATGCAAATCGAAGGTTGCTTCCCAAGCTCAGTGACATTTAATGTGTTGATTAATGGGTTGTGCAAGAAGGGGGACATGGCCCGTGTGACAAAGCTTGTGGATAATATGTTCCTCAAAGGGTGTGTTCCAAATGAAGTGACTTATAATACGATTATCAATGGCTTGTGTCTCAAGGGGAAGTTGGACAAGGCGGTTAGTCTTTTGGATCGAATGGTTGCAAGTAAATGTGTGCCTAATGATGTTACCTATGGAACACTCATCAATGGACTCGTTAAGCAAGGAAGATCTGTTGATGGAGTCCGTTTATTGAGTTCTTTGGAGGAAAGAGGGCATCATGCGAATGAATATGCATATTCAACCCTTATTAGTGGGTTGTTTAAGGAGGAAAAGTCCGAAGAGGCTATGGGATTGTGGAAGAAGATGGTGGAAAAAGGATGCCAACCCAATATTGTTGTTTATAGTGCTCTAATAGATGGTTTGTGTAGAGAAGGAAAATTAGATGAAGCCAAGGAAACTCTTTGTGAGATGGTGAATAAGGGTTGTACACCCAATGCTTTCACCTATAGTTCCTTGATAAAGGGTTTCTTTAAGACGGGTAATAGCCAAAAAGCAATTCATGTGTGGAAAGAGATGGCCAAGAATAATTGTGTGCCTAATGAGATTTGTTATAGTGTACTCATCCATGGCCTATGTGAGGATGGGAAGCTGAGGGAGGCTATGATGGTGTGGACACACATGTTGGGCCGTGGACTTAGACCTGATGTTGTGGCTTACAGTTCAATGATTCATGGCCTATGTAATGCTGGTTCAGTAGAAGTGGGTTTAAAGCTTTTCAATGAGATGCTCTGTCAGGAGTCTGATTCTCAGCCAGATGTAGTCACTTATAATATACTTCTCAGAGCTTTGTGTAAGCAGAATAGCATCTCTCATGCCATTGATCTTCTAAACAGTATGTTGGATCGAGGTTGCGATCCTGACTTAATTACGTGTAATATTTTCTTGAACGCTTTGAGAGAGAAGCTGAACCCACCTCAAGATGGGAGAGAATTCCTAGATGAGCTTGTGGTCCGGCTACATAAGCGGCAGAGAATTGTAGGTGCTGCCAAAATTATAGAAGTGATGCTGCAAAAGTTTCTTCCTCCAAATGCCTCCACTTGGGAAAGGGTTATTCCAGAACTTTGCAAACCTAAGAAGGTTCAAGCAATCATTGATAAGTGTTGGAGCAGCctgtttttctaa
- the LOC117912882 gene encoding pentatricopeptide repeat-containing protein At4g20090 isoform X3, translated as MKRERRVFIEKNFILVFRAYGKAHLPEKAIELFGRMVDEFQCRRTVRSFNSVLNVIIQEGLFHRALEFYECGVGGKTNISPNVLSFNLVIKAMCKLGLVDRAIEVFREMPIQKCEPDVFTYCTLMDGLCKEDRIDEAVLLLDEMQIEGCFPSSVTFNVLINGLCKKGDMARVTKLVDNMFLKGCVPNEVTYNTIINGLCLKGKLDKAVSLLDRMVASKCVPNDVTYGTLINGLVKQGRSVDGVRLLSSLEERGHHANEYAYSTLISGLFKEEKSEEAMGLWKKMVEKGCQPNIVVYSALIDGLCREGKLDEAKETLCEMVNKGCTPNAFTYSSLIKGFFKTGNSQKAIHVWKEMAKNNCVPNEICYSVLIHGLCEDGKLREAMMVWTHMLGRGLRPDVVAYSSMIHGLCNAGSVEVGLKLFNEMLCQESDSQPDVVTYNILLRALCKQNSISHAIDLLNSMLDRGCDPDLITCNIFLNALREKLNPPQDGREFLDELVVRLHKRQRIVGAAKIIEVMLQKFLPPNASTWERVIPELCKPKKVQAIIDKCWSSLFF; from the coding sequence ATGAAGCGCGAGCGCAGGGTGTTTATTGAAAAGAACTTCATTTTAGTGTTTAGGGCTTATGGGAAAGCCCACTTACCTGAGAAAGCCATCGAGTTGTTTGGTAGAATGGTGGATGAGTTTCAATGTAGGCGAACTGTTCGATCATTTAACTCGGTTCTTAATGTTATAATACAAGAGGGTCTTTTTCACCGAGCTTTGGAGTTTTATGAATGTGGGGTTGGTGGGAAGACGAATATTTCCCCCAATGTGCTTAGTTTTAATTTGGTTATTAAAGCTATGTGTAAATTAGGATTGGTTGATAGAGCCATTGAAGTGTTCAGAGAAATGCCCATTCAGAAATGTGAACCCGATGTGTTCACTTACTGTACTTTGATGGATGGGTTGTGTAAGGAGGATAGGATTGATGAGGCGGTTTTGCTGCTGGATGAGATGCAAATCGAAGGTTGCTTCCCAAGCTCAGTGACATTTAATGTGTTGATTAATGGGTTGTGCAAGAAGGGGGACATGGCCCGTGTGACAAAGCTTGTGGATAATATGTTCCTCAAAGGGTGTGTTCCAAATGAAGTGACTTATAATACGATTATCAATGGCTTGTGTCTCAAGGGGAAGTTGGACAAGGCGGTTAGTCTTTTGGATCGAATGGTTGCAAGTAAATGTGTGCCTAATGATGTTACCTATGGAACACTCATCAATGGACTCGTTAAGCAAGGAAGATCTGTTGATGGAGTCCGTTTATTGAGTTCTTTGGAGGAAAGAGGGCATCATGCGAATGAATATGCATATTCAACCCTTATTAGTGGGTTGTTTAAGGAGGAAAAGTCCGAAGAGGCTATGGGATTGTGGAAGAAGATGGTGGAAAAAGGATGCCAACCCAATATTGTTGTTTATAGTGCTCTAATAGATGGTTTGTGTAGAGAAGGAAAATTAGATGAAGCCAAGGAAACTCTTTGTGAGATGGTGAATAAGGGTTGTACACCCAATGCTTTCACCTATAGTTCCTTGATAAAGGGTTTCTTTAAGACGGGTAATAGCCAAAAAGCAATTCATGTGTGGAAAGAGATGGCCAAGAATAATTGTGTGCCTAATGAGATTTGTTATAGTGTACTCATCCATGGCCTATGTGAGGATGGGAAGCTGAGGGAGGCTATGATGGTGTGGACACACATGTTGGGCCGTGGACTTAGACCTGATGTTGTGGCTTACAGTTCAATGATTCATGGCCTATGTAATGCTGGTTCAGTAGAAGTGGGTTTAAAGCTTTTCAATGAGATGCTCTGTCAGGAGTCTGATTCTCAGCCAGATGTAGTCACTTATAATATACTTCTCAGAGCTTTGTGTAAGCAGAATAGCATCTCTCATGCCATTGATCTTCTAAACAGTATGTTGGATCGAGGTTGCGATCCTGACTTAATTACGTGTAATATTTTCTTGAACGCTTTGAGAGAGAAGCTGAACCCACCTCAAGATGGGAGAGAATTCCTAGATGAGCTTGTGGTCCGGCTACATAAGCGGCAGAGAATTGTAGGTGCTGCCAAAATTATAGAAGTGATGCTGCAAAAGTTTCTTCCTCCAAATGCCTCCACTTGGGAAAGGGTTATTCCAGAACTTTGCAAACCTAAGAAGGTTCAAGCAATCATTGATAAGTGTTGGAGCAGCctgtttttctaa